One Desmodus rotundus isolate HL8 chromosome 4, HLdesRot8A.1, whole genome shotgun sequence DNA segment encodes these proteins:
- the TET2 gene encoding methylcytosine dioxygenase TET2 isoform X2, whose protein sequence is MEQDRTNHVEGNRLSPFLTPSSSPICQPEPLAIKLQNGSPLTERPYPEVNGDTKWQSFKSYYGIPHMKGRQNTRVSPDFIQEGRGYSKCLQNGGIKRTVSEPSLSGLHQNKKLKQDQKANGERKNFGESQERNQDKGSSQPNVSDVNDKRESVSSVAPENAVKDFTSFSTHNSSGSENPEHQILNEQEGKNANYHDKNIVLLLENKSVLMPNGATVPASSMENTRGELLEQTLFQYYPGCVSIAVQKTTSHIHAINSQATNELSCEITHPLHTSGQINLPQTSNSELPPEPAAVVTEACDTDNVSKPAAMLGTCSFQKPEQQKSAFQISPSPAENSNIQGTTKLVFGEEFCSGSISNLQAPGGSSERYFKQNEMNGAYFKQTSVFTKDSFPAAVTPPPTQLLISPPPPLPEVPQLPSEGKSTLNDGVLEERHHYPNQSNTALLREVKIEGPPKAPPPQGPNPPTHVSNPTLTLPERLQNCCSNKDDIQTPGTITVPLCSEKTRHTSEHLKPNPPVLSRSGVLQDHCQQLTGHKEQESLKGQDREQTQDLVLPTQPYLKPGWIELKTPHFHQAESHLKYNKASLRSILQCQSNSSNQMTSKQYTGSSNVPGGLPGQAHIQKMMQPEQRPQRYQVELNPGQSQGTVDQHLQFQKPSLQVHFSKTDPSSKTHVQSLCTPRFHFQQRPDSQTEKLLPSSLKQHLNQQASETEPFSNSHLLQHKPHKQAAQTQTSQNSHLPQNQQQQQKLHTKNKEQMPHTFSHPQGNNDRQREGSFFSHIKGEECFHSENQYSKSSEFQTHSTHMGLEHIQNMNSRNSHYGQILKSSASKVQMSCSNSTHLGSQNTEQTRNSELFAGNRTPNLHHMQFFPNNVTAKQDALHRCFQEQEQKPQQASVLQGYRSKNQDMIGQQAAQLAQQRCLTHNQANAFPVPGQGGSHIQTPPQKDIQKHAALRWHLLQRQEQQQAQQSQTESCHNQAHRPIKVEPGSRPHACMHPKSAQSENKTWKKISKQEIPPPTCNNVQQRSILETMEQHLKQFQVKSLFDHKALTLKSQKQVKVEMSGPVTVLSRQTTAADLDSHTPAAEQRATPSSEKTPTKRTAGSVLNNFLESPSKLLDTPIKNLLDTPVKTQYDFPSCRCVDECREDAYWPFVCGIRLLPHWARAPHVIDTIR, encoded by the exons ATGGAACAGGATAGAACCAACCATGTGGAGGGCAACAGACTAAGTCCATTCCTGACACCATCTTCTTCTCCCATTTGCCAGCCAGAACCTCTGGCTATAAAGCTGCAGAATGGAAGCCCTTTAACAGAGAGACCATATCCAGAAGTAAATGGAGACACCAAGTGGCAGTCTTTCAAAAGTTACTATGGAATACCCCATATGAAAGGACGCCAGAATACCCGTGTGAGTCCGGACTTTATACAAGAAGGCAGAGGGTATTCCAAGTGTTTGCAAAATGGAGGAATAAAGCGCACAGTTAGTGAACCTTCTCTCTCTGGGCTCCAtcagaacaagaaattgaaacaaGACCAAAAAGccaatggagaaagaaagaacttcGGGGAAagccaagaaagaaatcaagacaAAGGCAGCAGTCAACCAAATGTCTCCGATGTGAATGATAAGAGAGAATCTGTGAGCTCTGTGGCCCCAGAAAATGCAGTTAAAGATTTCACAAGTTTTTCAACACATAACTCTAGTGGGTCTGAAAATCCAGAGCATCAGATTCTGAATGAGCAGGAGGGGAAAAATGCTAACTACCATGACAAGAACATTGTATTACTTCTTGAAAACAAGTCAGTGCTAATGCCTAATGGTGCTACAGTTCCTGCCTCTTCCATGGAAAACACACGTGGTGAACTCCTGGAACAGACACTGTTTCAATATTATCCAGGTTGTGTTTCCATTGCGGTGCAGAAAACCACATCTCACATACATGCCATTAACAGTCAGGCTACTAATGAGTTGTCCTGTGAGATCACTCACCCATTGCATACCTCAGGGCAGATCAACTTGCCGCAGACCTCGAACTCTGAGCTGCCTCCAGAGCCAGCTGCAGTGGTGACTGAGGCCTGTGACACTGATAATGTCAGCAAACCAGCTGCAATGCTAGGTACCTGTTCCTTTCAGAAACCAGAACAACAAAAATCAGCTTTTCAGATAAGCCCATCTCCTGCAGAAAACAGTAACATCCAAGGAACCACAAAGCTAGTATTTGGTGAAGAATTCTGTTCAGGTTCCATCAGCAATTTGCAGGCTCCTGGTGGCAGCTCTGAACGatattttaagcaaaatgaaatgaatggTGCTTACTTCAAGCAAACCTCAGTGTTCACTAAGGATTCCTTTCCTGCCGCTGTAACACCACCACCGACACAACTGCTtatttctccacctcctcctctcccagaggttcctcagcttcCTTCAGAAGGAAAAAGCACTCTGAACGATGGTGTTCTGGAAGAACGCCATCACTACCCCAACCAAAGTAATACAGCTCTTTTAAGGGAAGTGAAAATAGAGGGTCCCCCCAAGGCACCACCACCCCAGGGTCCTAATCCACCTACACATGTGTCCAACCCCACTCTGACACTTCCAGAAAGGCTTCAGAATTGTTGTAGTAACAAGGATGACATACAGACTCCAGGGACAATAACTGTTCCATTGTGTTCTGAGAAAACAAGGCACACATCCGAACATCTCAAGCCTAACCCACCAGTTCTCAGTCGCAGTGGAGTTCTGCAGGACCACTGCCAGCAGTTGACGGGACATAAAGAGCAAGAGAGTCTGAAGGGCCAAGACAGGGAACAAACACAAGACCTTGTGCTCCCAACACAGCCCTACCTGAAACCAGGATGGATTGAATTGAAGACCCCTCACTTTCATCAAGCAGAATCCCATCTAAAATATAACAAAGCATCACTGCGGTCAATTCTTCAGTGTCAGTCCAATTCCTCCAATCAAATGACCTCCAAACAATACACTGGAAGTTCCAACGTGCCTGGGGGGCTCCCAGGGCAAGCTCACATCCAGAAAATGATGCAGCCAGAGCAGAGGCCACAAAGGTACCAAGTTGAGCTGAATCCAGGGCAGTCTCAAGGTACAGTGGACCAGCATCTCCAGTTCCAAAAACCCTCACTCCAGGTGCACTTCTCCAAGACAGACCCTTCATCCAAAACTCACGTGCAGTCACTGTGCACCCCTAGATTTCATTTTCAACAAAGACCAGATTCCCAAACTGAGAAACTCCTGCCCTCGTCATTAAAGCAGCACTTGAATCAACAGGCTTCAGAGACTGAGCCGTTCTCAAATTCACACCTTTTGCAACATAAACCTCATAAGCAGGCAGCACAAACACAAACATCCCAGAATTCACATCTCCCTCaaaaccagcagcagcagcaaaaatTACACACgaagaataaagaacaaatgcCCCATACTTTTTCTCATCCGCAAGGCAACAATGATCGGCAAAGAGAAGGATCGTTCTTTAGCCACATTAAAGGGGAAGAATGTTTTCATAGTGAAAATCAGTATTCAAAATCTAGTGAGTTTCAGACTCATAGTACCCACATGGGGTTGGAGCACATACAGAACATGAATAGTAGAAACTCCCACTATGGTCAGATCTTGAAATCAAGTGCAAGCAAAGTACAGATGTCTTGTTCAAACAGTACTCATCTAGGTTCACAGAATACAGAACAGACTAGGAATTCTGAACTTTTTGCTGGAAACAGGACCCCAAACTTGCATCACATGcaattttttccaaataatgtgACCGCAAAGCAAGATGCTCTTCATAGGTGCTttcaagaacaggaacagaagcctCAACAAGCTTCAGTTCTACAGGGATACAGAAGCAAAAACCAAGACATGATTGGTCAACAAGCTGCACAACTTGCCCAGCAAAGGTGCCTGACGCACAACCAAGCGAATGCTTTCCCGGTGCCTGGCCAAGGAGGAAGTCACATTCAGACCCCTCCCCAGAAGGACATTCAAAAGCACGCTGCTCTAAGGTGGCACCTCTTACAGAGACAAGAACAGCAGCAAGCCCAACAATCCCAAACTGAGTCTTGCCATAATCAGGCACACAGGCCAATTAAGGTTGAACCAGGATCCAGGCCTCATGCCTGTATGCACCCCAAGTCAGCACagtcagaaaacaaaacatggaAGAAGATCAGTAAACAGGAGATCCCACCTCCGACCTGCAACAATGTGCAGCAAAGGAGCATTCTTGAGACCATGGAGCAACATCTGAAGCAGTTTCAGGTCAAATCATTATTTGACCATAAGGCTCTTACTCTCAAATCACAGAAGCAAGTAAAAGTTGAAATGTCAGGGCCAGTCACGGTCTTATCTAGACAGACCACTGCTGCAGACCTCGATAGCCACACCCCAGCTGCAGAGCAGCGGGCAACCCCTTCTTCGGAAAAGACCCCAACCAAAAGAACAGCTGGTTCTGTTCTCAATAATTTTTTAGAGTCACCTTCCAAATTACTAGATACTCCTATAAAAAATTTATTGGATACACCTGTCAAGACTCAATATGATTTCCCATCATGCAGATGTGTAG ATGAATGCAGGGAGGATGCCTACTGGCCCTTTGTTTGTGGTATTAGGTTGTTGCCTCACTGGGCTAGAGCTCCGCACGTCATAGATACTATTAGGTAA